A part of Brachybacterium faecium DSM 4810 genomic DNA contains:
- a CDS encoding response regulator with CheY-like receiver domain and winged-helix DNA-binding domain (PFAM: Transcriptional regulatory protein, C terminal) — translation MTIALDRHTQTSARPSVRSLHRVGGTAPRPRPTEDAVTITVSVTLPAGTGDVETALIADELRTRAQRLVAARDGRTTVAVNSPNAFAATGRLTSRTLPPRSQGAAAVSPLRPRRAGVVSPNSPARRDAEAARRRALQATAVSPSSPSAAPSDSLVIDLFGRRVRIDGQDVDFTYKEFELLAQLARNSRSTLSRTDLMETVWAEAPEDTGERTVDVHVRRVRTKLGRYRRLISTVRGAGYRLDPGSDVAILG, via the coding sequence ATGACCATCGCCCTGGATCGCCACACTCAGACCTCTGCTCGCCCCTCCGTCCGCTCGCTGCACCGGGTGGGCGGCACGGCTCCGCGCCCCCGCCCCACGGAGGACGCCGTCACCATCACCGTGTCCGTCACGCTTCCCGCAGGCACCGGCGACGTCGAGACGGCGCTGATCGCCGACGAGCTGCGCACCCGCGCCCAGCGCCTGGTCGCGGCCCGGGACGGCCGCACCACCGTCGCGGTGAACAGCCCCAACGCCTTCGCGGCGACCGGCCGCTTGACCTCGCGCACGCTTCCGCCCCGCAGCCAGGGTGCCGCTGCGGTGAGCCCGCTGCGTCCCCGCCGCGCCGGTGTGGTCTCCCCCAACTCGCCCGCCCGCCGGGATGCGGAGGCGGCTCGTCGCCGCGCCCTGCAGGCCACCGCGGTGAGCCCGTCCAGCCCCTCGGCGGCGCCGAGCGACAGCCTGGTGATCGATCTGTTCGGTCGTCGGGTGCGGATCGACGGGCAGGACGTGGACTTCACCTACAAGGAGTTCGAGCTGCTGGCGCAGCTGGCCCGCAATTCGCGCTCGACCCTCTCGCGCACCGACCTCATGGAGACGGTGTGGGCGGAGGCGCCCGAGGACACGGGCGAGCGCACGGTCGACGTGCACGTGCGCCGGGTGCGCACGAAGCTGGGCCGCTACCGCCGCCTCATCTCGACGGTGCGCGGCGCCGGCTACCGCCTCGACCCCGGCAGCGACGTCGCGATCCTCGGCTGA
- a CDS encoding urease accessory protein UreG (PFAM: CobW/HypB/UreG, nucleotide-binding domain~TIGRFAM: urease accessory protein UreG) has product MTAESTTTPRRALRLGVAGPVGTGKSSTIANLCRALAEEFRIGVITNDIYTDEDARFLRSEGVLPEERIRAVETGACPHTAIRDDVTMNLLAVEDLERDFDPLDIVLVESGGDNLTATFAPSLVDAQLFVLDVAGGGDVARKGGPGIGRADLLVVNKIDLAEHVDVDVEEMLSDASEAREGRAVLGVSRKRPETVDALAAWVRELHRSFSAGGHTPQDPGPMAPHFHADEDGEGGYLHTHEEAAPGHSH; this is encoded by the coding sequence ATGACCGCTGAGAGCACCACCACCCCGCGCCGCGCGCTGCGTCTGGGAGTCGCCGGGCCCGTCGGCACCGGCAAGAGCTCCACGATCGCGAACCTGTGCCGGGCCCTCGCCGAGGAGTTCCGGATCGGTGTGATCACCAACGACATCTACACCGACGAGGACGCCCGCTTCCTGCGCTCCGAGGGCGTGCTGCCCGAGGAGCGGATCCGCGCGGTGGAGACCGGCGCCTGCCCGCACACGGCGATCCGTGATGACGTCACCATGAACCTGCTCGCCGTCGAGGATCTCGAGCGGGACTTCGACCCGCTGGACATCGTGCTGGTCGAGTCCGGCGGCGACAACCTCACCGCGACCTTCGCCCCCTCGCTCGTGGACGCGCAGCTGTTCGTGCTCGACGTCGCCGGCGGCGGCGACGTGGCGCGCAAGGGCGGCCCCGGGATCGGCCGCGCGGACCTGCTCGTGGTGAACAAGATCGACCTGGCCGAGCATGTGGACGTGGACGTCGAGGAGATGCTGTCCGACGCCTCCGAGGCCCGCGAGGGCCGGGCGGTGCTGGGCGTCTCGCGCAAGCGCCCGGAGACGGTGGACGCCCTGGCGGCCTGGGTGCGGGAGCTGCACCGGTCGTTCTCCGCGGGCGGTCACACGCCGCAGGATCCGGGCCCGATGGCGCCGCACTTCCACGCCGACGAGGACGGCGAGGGCGGCTACCTGCACACCCACGAGGAAGCGGCTCCCGGCCACTCCCACTGA
- a CDS encoding urease accessory protein UreH (PFAM: UreD urease accessory protein): MTSVSSPPEAAPPLPAFGQPEQSRRRTSQGSFLCHAVIATELRGGRTALSRLRADTPLSPRPTIASGEEPFVRGGDAARIRMSASAAGPVGGDTYVLDIHVGAGSTLLLRDVGATLVLPGPHGRLSRWVTRLRVEEGGTCVWIPEPVIAARGCRHQHVIEAELDEGARLLFREELVLGRHREEPGSLSALLSVRREGVPAVVQQVDLDPEASGSRTPSVLGTHRAVGNVVVVDPDGAPGPAAAAPDAGSAVMRQDACTVQISALAEDAPTLRDRLDHGMDLLGPPWAADAPRGWTAVPR, encoded by the coding sequence ATGACCAGCGTCTCTTCGCCTCCTGAGGCCGCCCCGCCGCTTCCCGCCTTCGGCCAGCCGGAGCAGTCGCGGCGGCGCACCTCCCAGGGCTCCTTCCTCTGCCATGCGGTGATCGCCACCGAGCTGCGCGGAGGCCGCACCGCGCTCTCCCGCCTGCGGGCCGACACCCCGCTGTCGCCGCGGCCCACGATCGCCAGCGGCGAGGAGCCGTTCGTCCGCGGCGGGGACGCGGCCCGGATCCGCATGTCCGCGAGCGCGGCGGGGCCCGTCGGCGGCGACACCTACGTGCTGGACATCCACGTCGGCGCCGGCTCCACGCTGCTGCTGCGCGACGTCGGCGCGACCCTCGTGCTGCCCGGGCCGCACGGCCGGCTCTCCCGCTGGGTGACGCGCCTGCGGGTGGAGGAGGGCGGCACCTGCGTGTGGATCCCCGAACCGGTGATCGCCGCCCGCGGCTGCCGCCACCAGCACGTCATCGAGGCGGAGCTGGACGAGGGCGCGCGCCTGCTGTTCCGCGAGGAGCTCGTGCTGGGCCGCCACCGCGAGGAGCCCGGCTCCCTCTCCGCCCTCCTGAGCGTGCGGCGCGAGGGGGTGCCCGCCGTGGTGCAGCAGGTGGACCTCGACCCCGAGGCGTCCGGCTCCCGCACCCCCAGCGTGCTCGGCACCCACCGCGCCGTCGGCAACGTGGTGGTGGTCGATCCCGACGGCGCCCCCGGCCCGGCCGCCGCCGCACCCGATGCCGGCAGCGCGGTGATGCGGCAGGATGCGTGCACCGTGCAGATCTCGGCCCTCGCCGAGGACGCCCCCACCCTGCGCGACCGCCTCGATCATGGCATGGACCTGCTCGGCCCGCCGTGGGCGGCCGACGCCCCGCGCGGCTGGACCGCCGTGCCGCGGTGA
- a CDS encoding urease accessory protein UreF (PFAM: UreF) encodes MPQPPSPRPVPSRTAALLLLGDGRLPAGGYAHSAGLEQAIARGWVRTAEDIAAYLRGRVHTTGLVSGAFAAAAQHRTALALEAGDLSGLQAQLEELDRELIARTPSPALRKIGQDLGRMLLRATRSIVPAQTAVLDAAGPVLQQPLAYGVVAAALGLDARDAAGVVLYEAAATPAVAAVKLLSIDPFATHRCLAELAPDLDEIADRAAAHADIDLHDLPSLAAPLTDIAAELHTTHDQRLFAS; translated from the coding sequence ATGCCGCAGCCCCCGTCCCCGCGCCCCGTCCCCTCCCGGACCGCGGCGCTCCTGCTGCTCGGCGACGGGCGCCTGCCGGCCGGCGGCTACGCCCACTCGGCCGGGCTCGAGCAGGCGATCGCCCGCGGCTGGGTCCGCACCGCGGAGGACATCGCCGCCTACCTGCGGGGACGGGTGCACACCACGGGGCTGGTCAGCGGTGCTTTCGCCGCGGCCGCGCAGCACCGCACGGCCCTCGCGCTCGAGGCCGGGGACCTGTCCGGGCTGCAGGCGCAGCTCGAGGAGCTCGACCGGGAGCTGATCGCCCGCACCCCCTCCCCCGCCCTGCGGAAGATCGGGCAGGACCTGGGCCGCATGCTGCTGCGGGCCACGCGGTCGATCGTCCCCGCGCAGACCGCGGTGCTCGATGCCGCCGGTCCGGTGCTGCAGCAGCCCCTCGCCTACGGGGTGGTCGCCGCCGCGCTCGGGCTCGATGCCCGGGATGCCGCGGGCGTGGTGCTCTACGAGGCGGCGGCGACCCCGGCGGTGGCGGCGGTCAAGCTGCTGAGCATCGACCCCTTCGCGACCCACCGCTGCCTGGCGGAGCTCGCCCCGGATCTCGACGAGATCGCGGACCGCGCCGCCGCGCACGCCGACATCGACCTGCACGACCTCCCCTCCCTCGCCGCCCCTCTCACCGACATCGCCGCCGAGCTGCATACCACTCATGACCAGCGTCTCTTCGCCTCCTGA
- a CDS encoding urease (PFAM: Amidohydrolase family; Urease alpha-subunit, N-terminal domain~TIGRFAM: urease, alpha subunit), protein MTEVSRSEYVASYGPTVGDRIRLADTDLVIEVEQDHYLGGDEAVFGGGKSIRESMLQSARTRAEGTPDLVITGVVILDHWGIVKADVGIRDGRFCGIGKAGNPDVMDGIDENLVIGPSTEVMAGNGMIMTAGAIDTHVHYVTPDQLQVGLNAGVTTVIGGGTGPAEGSKAALATPGAWWLEKMFQGLDPWPVNFMFLGRGNAMNDEALLEQVRAGMGGFKIHEDWGATPAVVDKTLEIADATGVQVAIHSDTLNEAGFVEDMLSAVKGRTFHAFHTEGAGGGHAPDIIKVASERNVLPASTNPTRPYTVNTVDEHLDMVMVAHHLNPQIPYDLAFAQSRVRAGTIAAEDVLQDMGALSIMSSDSLAMGRIGETIMRTWQTAHQMKRVRGLLEGDTTADNHRARRYVSKYTIAPAVAHGIDQHVGSIEVGKLADFVLWQPALFGVRTQAVFKGGMAAVAAIGDPSTSIPTPQPVHGRLGFNAHTKAAGATSLAFVSELAMENDVVERMGVEHEIVPITSTRGITKDDLPLNTARPQIDVDPDTYAVRIDGELIEHEPAEFVPMAQRYFLF, encoded by the coding sequence ATGACTGAGGTCAGCCGTTCGGAGTACGTCGCCAGCTACGGCCCCACCGTCGGGGACCGCATCCGCCTGGCCGACACCGATCTGGTGATCGAGGTCGAGCAGGATCACTACCTCGGCGGGGACGAGGCCGTCTTCGGCGGCGGCAAGTCCATCCGCGAGTCGATGCTGCAGTCCGCCCGCACCCGTGCGGAGGGCACCCCCGATCTGGTCATCACCGGTGTGGTGATCCTCGACCACTGGGGGATCGTCAAGGCCGACGTCGGCATCCGCGACGGCCGCTTCTGCGGGATCGGCAAGGCCGGCAACCCCGACGTCATGGACGGGATCGACGAGAACCTCGTCATCGGCCCGTCCACCGAGGTGATGGCCGGCAACGGCATGATCATGACCGCGGGCGCGATCGACACCCACGTGCACTACGTGACCCCCGATCAGCTGCAGGTGGGCCTGAACGCCGGCGTGACCACCGTGATCGGCGGCGGCACCGGCCCGGCCGAGGGCTCGAAGGCGGCGCTGGCCACCCCGGGCGCCTGGTGGCTGGAGAAGATGTTCCAGGGCCTGGACCCGTGGCCGGTGAACTTCATGTTCCTGGGCCGCGGCAACGCCATGAACGACGAGGCGCTGCTGGAGCAGGTGCGCGCCGGCATGGGCGGCTTCAAGATCCATGAGGACTGGGGCGCGACCCCGGCCGTCGTCGACAAGACGCTCGAGATCGCCGACGCCACCGGCGTGCAGGTCGCGATCCACTCCGACACCCTCAACGAGGCCGGCTTCGTCGAGGACATGCTCTCCGCCGTGAAGGGCCGCACCTTCCACGCCTTCCACACCGAGGGCGCCGGCGGCGGCCACGCCCCGGACATCATCAAGGTCGCCAGCGAGCGCAACGTGCTGCCCGCGTCGACCAACCCCACCCGCCCGTACACCGTCAACACGGTCGACGAGCATCTCGACATGGTGATGGTCGCCCACCACCTGAACCCGCAGATCCCCTACGACCTCGCCTTCGCGCAGTCCCGCGTGCGGGCCGGCACGATCGCCGCCGAGGACGTCCTGCAGGACATGGGCGCCCTGTCGATCATGAGCTCGGACTCGCTCGCGATGGGCCGCATCGGCGAGACGATCATGCGCACCTGGCAGACGGCGCACCAGATGAAGCGCGTGCGGGGACTGCTCGAGGGCGACACCACGGCGGACAACCACCGCGCCCGCCGCTACGTCTCGAAGTACACGATCGCCCCGGCCGTCGCCCACGGCATCGACCAGCACGTGGGCTCGATCGAGGTGGGCAAGCTCGCCGACTTCGTGCTCTGGCAGCCCGCGCTGTTCGGGGTGCGCACACAGGCCGTGTTCAAGGGCGGGATGGCGGCGGTCGCCGCGATCGGCGATCCGAGCACCTCGATCCCCACCCCGCAGCCGGTGCACGGCCGGCTCGGCTTCAACGCCCACACGAAGGCTGCCGGCGCCACCAGCCTCGCCTTCGTCTCCGAGCTGGCGATGGAGAACGACGTGGTCGAGCGGATGGGGGTGGAGCACGAGATCGTGCCGATCACCTCGACCCGCGGCATCACCAAGGACGATCTGCCGCTGAACACGGCACGGCCGCAGATCGACGTGGACCCCGACACCTATGCGGTGCGGATCGACGGCGAGCTCATCGAGCACGAGCCCGCCGAGTTCGTGCCGATGGCGCAGCGGTACTTCCTGTTCTGA
- a CDS encoding urease, beta subunit (PFAM: Urease beta subunit~TIGRFAM: urease, beta subunit), producing MPVIPGEILLAEEPVVINRGASPITLRVVNAADRPIQVGSHFHFAEANPALDFDRKAAWGKRLNIVSGGSVRFEPGAEEDVQLIDIRGRRIARGFRGECGGPLDD from the coding sequence GTGCCCGTCATCCCCGGCGAGATCCTGCTGGCCGAGGAGCCCGTGGTGATCAACCGGGGCGCCTCCCCCATCACGCTGCGGGTGGTCAACGCCGCGGACCGCCCCATCCAGGTCGGTTCGCACTTCCACTTCGCCGAGGCCAACCCCGCCCTCGACTTCGACCGCAAGGCCGCGTGGGGCAAGCGGCTGAACATCGTCTCCGGCGGCTCCGTGCGCTTCGAGCCCGGCGCCGAGGAGGACGTCCAACTGATCGACATCCGCGGCCGGCGCATCGCGCGCGGCTTCCGCGGGGAATGCGGAGGTCCGCTCGATGACTGA
- a CDS encoding urease, gamma subunit (PFAM: Urease, gamma subunit~TIGRFAM: urease, gamma subunit), whose product MFLSVHEQERLMVHLAGKLALERKERGLRLNLPEATALITSYLLEGARDGQSVSDLMEGGRYVLSRDDVMEGVPEMLAQVQVEATFPDGTKLVTVTDPLQ is encoded by the coding sequence ATGTTCCTGAGCGTCCACGAGCAGGAGCGGCTCATGGTCCACCTGGCCGGGAAGCTCGCCCTCGAGCGCAAGGAACGGGGGTTGCGGCTGAACCTCCCCGAGGCGACCGCGCTGATCACCTCGTACCTCCTCGAGGGTGCGCGCGACGGCCAGTCGGTCTCCGACCTCATGGAGGGCGGTCGTTACGTGCTCAGCCGTGACGACGTCATGGAGGGCGTGCCCGAGATGCTCGCGCAGGTCCAGGTCGAGGCCACCTTCCCCGACGGGACCAAGCTCGTCACCGTCACCGACCCCCTGCAGTGA
- a CDS encoding uracil phosphoribosyltransferase (PFAM: Phosphoribosyl transferase domain~TIGRFAM: uracil phosphoribosyltransferase), with protein sequence MRVLEIDHPLVAHKLSVLRNRATHSSVFRQLADELVTLLAYEATRNVAVAPVEIETPVTMMTGTKLSNPKPMVVPILRAGLGMLDGLTRLLPTAEVGFLGMVRNDETLEVTTYANRLPEDLTGRQCFMLDPMLATGHTLIAACEYMHERGARDITCVTLLCAPEGLKAMEEALDPSIDLTVVTAAIDEKLDEKGYIVPGLGDAGDRLFGVVD encoded by the coding sequence ATGCGCGTTCTCGAGATCGACCACCCGCTCGTCGCCCACAAGCTGTCGGTGCTGCGCAATCGCGCCACCCACTCCTCGGTGTTCCGCCAGCTCGCCGACGAGCTGGTGACGCTGCTCGCCTACGAGGCGACCCGCAACGTCGCCGTCGCGCCGGTGGAGATCGAGACCCCGGTGACCATGATGACCGGCACCAAGCTCAGCAACCCCAAGCCGATGGTGGTGCCGATCCTGCGTGCCGGGCTGGGGATGCTCGACGGCCTCACCCGCCTGCTGCCCACCGCGGAGGTGGGCTTCCTGGGCATGGTGCGCAACGACGAGACCCTCGAGGTCACCACCTACGCGAACCGTCTGCCGGAGGATCTCACCGGCCGCCAGTGCTTCATGCTGGATCCGATGCTCGCCACCGGCCACACGCTGATCGCCGCGTGCGAGTACATGCACGAGCGCGGCGCGCGGGACATCACCTGCGTGACCCTGCTGTGCGCCCCCGAGGGCCTGAAGGCGATGGAGGAGGCGCTCGATCCGTCGATCGACCTCACAGTCGTCACCGCCGCGATCGACGAGAAGCTCGACGAGAAGGGCTACATCGTGCCCGGCCTCGGCGACGCCGGCGACCGCCTGTTCGGCGTCGTCGACTGA
- a CDS encoding tRNA-adenosine deaminase (PFAM: Cytidine and deoxycytidylate deaminase zinc-binding region) — translation MTDPPTDDALTDEALMGLAIDEARAAAAREPADVPIGAVVVAPDGAVLATAGNRREADEDPTAHAEILALRRAAAATGRWNLTGCTLVVTLEPCTMCAGAIVLARIRRVVVGAMDPKAGAAGSLYDLVREPRLNHRVELVTGVRGQECGDLLRDFFRARRAR, via the coding sequence ATGACCGATCCCCCGACCGACGACGCGCTGACCGACGAGGCGCTGATGGGCCTCGCGATCGACGAGGCCCGGGCCGCCGCCGCCCGCGAACCGGCCGACGTCCCGATCGGCGCGGTCGTCGTCGCCCCCGACGGCGCCGTGCTCGCCACCGCCGGGAACCGCCGCGAGGCCGACGAGGACCCCACCGCCCACGCCGAGATCCTCGCGCTGCGCCGTGCGGCCGCCGCCACGGGCCGCTGGAACCTCACCGGCTGCACGCTCGTGGTCACCCTCGAGCCGTGCACGATGTGCGCCGGCGCGATCGTGCTCGCCCGCATCCGACGGGTCGTCGTCGGCGCGATGGATCCCAAGGCCGGGGCCGCCGGCTCCCTCTACGACCTGGTGCGCGAACCGCGGCTGAACCACCGCGTCGAGCTCGTCACCGGCGTGCGCGGGCAGGAGTGCGGGGACCTGCTGCGGGACTTCTTCCGCGCCCGACGCGCCCGCTGA
- a CDS encoding ABC-type nitrate/sulfonate/bicarbonate transport system, ATPase component (PFAM: ABC transporter) — protein MKSADQATVVAEDVSKVFFSGSDPVWALENFSLTLEPGSFTCIVGPSGCGKSTFLRILGGLEERTAGEVTTTGADHPVPAAFVFQEHGVFPWMTVEENVAFGLRMTGVGARERRATARDWLHRVRLDSFAASYPHQLSGGMRQRVAIARAFATGSPVLLMDEPLGALDAQTRMLMQEELVALWEAERKTVLMVTHDIDEAIILGDRIIVMSGRPGTLREDITVPFPRPRSVDIESTREFGELRSRIWNLLRDDVRTAEERA, from the coding sequence ATGAAATCCGCCGATCAGGCGACCGTCGTCGCCGAGGACGTCTCGAAGGTCTTCTTCTCCGGGAGCGACCCGGTGTGGGCGCTCGAGAACTTCTCGCTCACCCTCGAACCGGGCTCCTTCACCTGCATCGTCGGCCCCTCCGGCTGCGGCAAGTCGACCTTCCTGCGCATCCTCGGCGGGCTCGAGGAGCGCACCGCGGGCGAGGTGACCACCACCGGCGCCGACCACCCCGTGCCGGCGGCGTTCGTGTTCCAGGAGCACGGCGTCTTCCCCTGGATGACCGTCGAGGAGAACGTCGCCTTCGGCCTGCGGATGACGGGCGTCGGCGCCCGGGAGCGGCGCGCCACCGCCCGCGACTGGCTGCACCGGGTGCGCCTGGATTCCTTCGCCGCCTCCTACCCCCATCAGCTCTCCGGCGGCATGCGCCAGCGCGTCGCGATCGCTCGCGCCTTCGCGACCGGTTCGCCCGTGCTGCTCATGGACGAGCCGCTCGGCGCCCTGGACGCCCAGACCCGCATGCTCATGCAGGAGGAGCTCGTGGCCCTGTGGGAGGCCGAGCGCAAGACGGTGCTCATGGTCACCCACGACATCGACGAGGCGATCATCCTCGGCGACCGCATCATCGTCATGTCCGGGCGGCCCGGCACCCTGCGCGAGGACATCACCGTCCCCTTCCCCCGCCCCCGCTCCGTCGACATCGAGAGCACCCGCGAGTTCGGTGAGCTGCGCTCGCGCATCTGGAACCTGCTGCGCGACGACGTCCGCACCGCCGAGGAGAGAGCATGA
- a CDS encoding ABC-type nitrate/sulfonate/bicarbonate transport system, permease component (PFAM: Binding-protein-dependent transport system inner membrane component): MTTPTATGRDQRTLEAARAHRARENRLRTRDLALSIAAPVLLVVLWELCARALIIDPRFFPAPTRILSAGVDMVRTGELWEHTGPTLMRLLVGGGLGALAGIVVGLLMGSSRALNAALGPLFSALYPLPKIAIFPILLMIFGPTETPKIIAVFITTFFILQINTVSGVWAIDRKLLEAGTAYGATGFARFRFVVLPGAMPFVFSGLRTATGTAVVVVTAVEFTGATTTGLGYLIWNSWQLFIPEKLYVGLLVIGIIGAVLTTILSRSEKLLLPWRRER; the protein is encoded by the coding sequence ATGACCACCCCGACCGCCACCGGCCGCGACCAGCGCACCCTCGAGGCCGCGCGCGCCCACCGTGCCCGCGAGAACCGCCTGCGCACCCGCGATCTGGCGCTGTCCATCGCGGCGCCCGTGCTGCTGGTGGTGCTGTGGGAGCTGTGCGCCCGGGCGCTCATCATCGACCCGCGCTTCTTCCCGGCACCCACCCGCATCCTCAGCGCCGGCGTGGACATGGTGCGCACCGGAGAGCTGTGGGAGCACACCGGCCCCACCCTCATGCGGCTGCTCGTCGGCGGCGGTCTCGGCGCGCTCGCCGGGATCGTGGTGGGCCTGCTCATGGGCTCCTCCCGGGCGCTGAACGCGGCGCTCGGACCGCTGTTCTCCGCCCTGTACCCGCTGCCCAAGATCGCGATCTTCCCGATCCTGCTGATGATCTTCGGCCCCACCGAGACGCCGAAGATCATCGCCGTGTTCATCACGACGTTCTTCATCCTGCAGATCAACACCGTCTCCGGCGTGTGGGCGATCGACCGCAAGCTCCTCGAGGCGGGCACCGCCTACGGCGCGACCGGCTTCGCCCGCTTCCGCTTCGTGGTGCTGCCCGGGGCGATGCCCTTCGTCTTCTCGGGGTTGCGCACCGCCACCGGCACCGCCGTCGTGGTGGTCACCGCCGTGGAGTTCACCGGCGCCACCACCACCGGGCTCGGCTACCTGATCTGGAACTCCTGGCAGCTGTTCATCCCGGAGAAGCTCTACGTGGGCCTGCTGGTGATCGGCATCATCGGCGCCGTGCTCACCACCATCCTCAGCCGCTCCGAGAAGCTGCTGCTGCCCTGGCGGCGCGAACGCTGA
- a CDS encoding ABC-type nitrate/sulfonate/bicarbonate transport system, periplasmic component (PFAM: NMT1/THI5 like) yields the protein MRRRTLLSLASATALGGALAACGPAVTGEDPDSGGGASGTVRVGHVPSTLFAPLYVADAMGCFEDAGITVELTPLKSGQDGIPMLSNDQLDVMIAGFSAGMFNALDQGLAFKIVGSMGISPGDPENSPTALEVSQSLLDDGSVATVADLKGRTIGVAGGPGATGGYLLAAMLEEDGLTLADVEISNLSTPDQEPALTNGSIDAATPSAPFSSAMEEAGVASPIAVPAQGTTGTGVLYSETFLGAELAQSFFTALAQGAQELAEDGKQTDEVYEILAETLGQDIDVLKSAPMYAYLPDLAPQPDQLEAMQDVWLGAGQISYSDPIDVATVVDASFAEGA from the coding sequence ATGCGACGTCGCACCCTCCTGTCCCTCGCCTCCGCCACCGCGCTCGGCGGCGCCCTCGCCGCCTGCGGCCCCGCCGTGACCGGCGAGGACCCCGACTCCGGCGGCGGCGCCTCCGGCACCGTGCGCGTGGGCCACGTGCCCTCGACCCTCTTCGCGCCGCTGTACGTCGCCGACGCGATGGGCTGCTTCGAGGACGCCGGCATCACCGTCGAGCTCACCCCGCTGAAGTCCGGGCAGGACGGCATCCCGATGCTCTCCAACGACCAGCTCGACGTGATGATCGCCGGCTTCAGCGCCGGCATGTTCAACGCCCTGGACCAGGGCCTGGCCTTCAAGATCGTCGGCTCGATGGGCATCTCCCCGGGCGATCCCGAGAACTCCCCGACCGCGCTCGAGGTCAGCCAGTCGCTCCTGGACGACGGCTCCGTCGCCACCGTCGCGGACCTCAAGGGCCGCACCATCGGCGTCGCCGGCGGCCCCGGCGCGACCGGCGGCTACCTGCTCGCGGCGATGCTCGAGGAGGACGGGCTCACCCTCGCCGACGTCGAGATCTCCAACCTCTCCACCCCGGATCAGGAGCCCGCCCTGACCAACGGCTCGATCGACGCGGCGACCCCGTCGGCCCCGTTCTCCAGCGCGATGGAGGAGGCCGGCGTCGCCTCCCCGATCGCGGTCCCGGCCCAGGGCACCACCGGCACCGGCGTGCTCTACTCCGAGACCTTCCTCGGCGCCGAGCTCGCCCAGAGCTTCTTCACCGCCCTCGCCCAGGGCGCGCAGGAGCTCGCCGAGGACGGCAAGCAGACCGACGAGGTGTACGAGATCCTCGCCGAGACCCTCGGCCAGGACATCGACGTGCTGAAGTCCGCGCCGATGTACGCCTACCTGCCGGATCTCGCGCCGCAGCCCGATCAGCTCGAGGCCATGCAGGACGTGTGGCTCGGCGCCGGGCAGATCTCCTACTCCGACCCGATCGACGTGGCCACCGTGGTGGACGCGAGCTTCGCCGAGGGTGCCTGA
- a CDS encoding response regulator containing a CheY-like receiver domain and an HTH DNA-binding domain (PFAM: Response regulator receiver domain) has translation MSPARDSRTSPEPGTSPAQASEPADAALRVILVDDENLIRSALATMLSLEADLDVRGEAATVADGLCLAEAVQPDVAVLDLQLPDGDGLELAARIGEASPATRCLVLTSHARPGYLKRALAQGVLGFLPKTSSADQLARAVRSVAAGRRQGWI, from the coding sequence ATGAGCCCCGCCCGCGACTCCCGCACCAGCCCCGAACCCGGCACCAGCCCCGCCCAGGCGTCCGAGCCGGCCGATGCGGCGCTGCGCGTGATCCTCGTGGACGACGAGAACCTGATCCGCTCGGCGCTGGCCACGATGCTCTCGCTCGAGGCCGACCTCGACGTGCGCGGGGAGGCGGCGACGGTCGCGGACGGCCTGTGCCTGGCCGAGGCCGTGCAGCCGGACGTCGCGGTGCTGGACCTGCAGCTGCCCGACGGGGACGGCCTCGAGCTGGCGGCGCGGATCGGCGAGGCCTCCCCCGCCACGCGCTGCCTGGTCCTCACCTCGCACGCGCGGCCCGGCTATCTCAAGCGCGCCCTCGCCCAGGGGGTGCTGGGCTTCCTGCCCAAGACGTCCTCGGCCGATCAGCTGGCCCGGGCGGTGCGCTCGGTCGCCGCCGGCCGCCGCCAGGGCTGGATCTGA